In a single window of the Pocillopora verrucosa isolate sample1 chromosome 4, ASM3666991v2, whole genome shotgun sequence genome:
- the LOC131775917 gene encoding uncharacterized protein, producing MVEIIKTGHILLLGILVLLSCNLVRSKSYECFEGNCAMTGSCRSAPGAGFSPYCWIASDSWGHKLKCGTKSDCRDAALNWGNCVFASCAFDRGSGRSCDRMNREKRGELKKECGSKGFSFDSWANRYEKARKLYDKFSPCVGGAIEEQTKKVIKYCHCLNSCGKDQTEDGTCTVQGLDRRLDMELDVKSPYTAICAIDCKPEEKLVFLQKVINRHPTEKATKTISITKGMTSSKSTSSGGSSSATVSGEVGFKVMKLFDVKIGASGTLKHNWSLSTTKTEFQKVTSKISIGVKPEDEVSVFQVVGECKNSDGTVYTVKTPTYVIKGKDGSSETKKADFSEAENNLS from the exons ATGGTTGAAATCATCAAAACTGGGCACATTCTCCTCCTGGGTATACTGGTGTTGTTGTCCTGCAACTTGGTCAGGTCAAAATCTTATGA GTGCTTTGAGGGAAATTGTGCCATGACAGGCTCTTGCCGGTCGGCTCCTGGAGCTGGTTTTAGCCCTTACTGCTGGATAGCATCCGACTCGTGGGGGCATAAGCTAAAGTGTGGGACTAAAAGTGATTGCAGAGACGCTGCTCTTAATTGGGGAAATTGTGTCTTCGCCTCATGTGCTTTTGATCGCGGTAGCGGAAGATCCTGTGACCGGATGAACAGGGAGAAACGTGGAGAGCTGAAGAAAGAATGTGGTAGCAAAGGTTTCAGTTTTGACTCTTGGGCCAACAGGTACGAAAAAGCTCGTAAACTGTACGACAAGTTTAGCCCCTGCGTCGGTGGTGCCATTGAGGAACAAACCAAAAAGGTTATAAAATACTGTCACTGCCTCAACTCCTGTGGAAAAGATCAGACTGAAGATGGCACCTGTACAGTCCAAGGTTTGGATAGGAGATTGGATATGGAGTTGGACGTCAAATCACCCTACACAGCGAT ATGCGCCATAGATTGTAAACCAGAGGAAAAG CTTGTCTTCTTGCAAAAAGTGATAAACAGGCATCCCACTGAAAAAGCTACTAAAACGATCAGCATAACTAAAGGAATGACTTCTTCCAAGTCTACGTCCAGTGGTGGAAGTTCAAGTGCAACTGTGTCAGGGGAAGTCGGATTTAAAGTAATGAAACTTTTTGATGTAAAGATCGGCGCATCAGGAACATTGAAGCATAACTGGAGTTTGTCTACTACTAAGACGGAATTTCAGAAAGTGACCAGTAAAATATCCATCGGTGTTAAGCCAGAAGACGAAGTATCAGTGTTTCAGGTTGTTGGCGAATGTAAAAACAGTGATGGCACTGTTTACACTGTGAAAACACCCACTTATGTTATCAAAGGCAAAGACGGTTCATCCGAAACCAAGAAGGCAGATTTCTCTGAGGCCGAAAATAATTTGTCGTAG